One region of Gigantopelta aegis isolate Gae_Host chromosome 7, Gae_host_genome, whole genome shotgun sequence genomic DNA includes:
- the LOC121377984 gene encoding putative nuclease HARBI1, which yields MNDLKERFFNIAGFPNCVGAIDCSHIRIIGLGENGQRFINRKGWSSINVQAVSDSNRRFVNIVAYWHGSVHDSRIFDNSLMKQRFEDGEIDGFLIGDSGYPCLPYLMTPLLNPGNAAENKYNHALCSTRNIVECMFGMWKRRFPCLTYTLRFKKLQTSLAVIVATAVLHNIAISEREPNLDDDIEDLQPQLQINRVQNGRGNAVRRALFQQYFA from the coding sequence ATGAACgatcttaaagaaagatttttcaACATTGCTGGTTTCCCCAACTGCGTAGGAGCCATTGACTGCAGTCACATCCGTATAATTGGACTAGGTGAAAACGGGCAAAGATTCATCAACAGAAAAGGCTGGTCTTCTATTAATGTCCAAGCAGTGAGCGACAGTAATCGTAGATTTGTCAACATAGTGGCATACTGGCATGGTTCAGTACATGACAGCAGAATATTCGACAACAGCTTAATGAAACAGAGATTTGAAGATGGAGAAATTGATGGGTTCTTGATTGGCGATTCGGGATATCCTTGTCTGCCCTATCTAATGACACCTCTGCTCAATCCAGGAAACGCTGCCGAAAACAAATATAACCATGCTCTCTGTTCCACGAGAAATATAGTAGAATGCATGTTTGGAATGTGGAAACGAAGATTTCCTTGTTTAACATATACTCTCCGATTCAAGAAGTTACAAACATCTCTAGCAGTGATTGTAGCAACTGCTGTATTGCATAATATTGCTATCAGTGAAAGAGAACCCAATTTGGACGATGACATTGAAGATCTGCAGCCTCAACTTCAGATCAACAGAGTACAAAATGGACGTGGAAATGCTGTCAGACGGGCTCTTTTTCAACAGTATTTTGcctaa